The genomic region AACTTTGTAAAAATTATTCAACAGCTTTAACAAAGTTTCTTTAATTTTGTAGAAAACTCTTGATATTTATAGAATATACCTAATTTTAGGTATATTTTTAATATATAGAGGTAAAAAATTGATGGAAAAAATAATTAAAGAATTAAAAAACAGTTTTACAGATGATCAATTTTTAGAATTTGCTGAAAAAATAAAAAAAGAAGAAGAGCTAATCAAAAAACAAAAACGTTTAAATGAAATTGATCAGAAATTTAGAGATAAAGGCATTATATGTCCTAATTGCAAATCTTTTCATTGTTAGGACAATCTAGCAAAATAATTTCTTGTTTTATTAAAACAACACCAAAAACCGCTTGGTATAATCGACAAAAACTAATCCAATCAAAACAATTAGAAAATACTCAATTAAAATTTAAAAAATTAAGTGGTCAAATCCAAATGGATGAAACTTTTATTAAAGAAATCCATAAAGGTAATTTTAAAGATAAATTTGATAAACGAAAAACTCATCTTGATCCATTTTCAACTAATACCAAATGTTGTATTCAAATGGCAGTTGATATCAATAATAATATTTTTGTTCAATCCACCAATACCAAACGATTACAAAAACAATGAATTATTAAAAATATGAATAAGCAATTAATTAAAGAAAAATCATTGATTTTTTCTGACATGCAACCATTATATTTATTAGTAGCAAAACAAACAAATTCTACTCTATATTCTACCAAAACTAGTATAAATCCTGATACTAGTTATCGAAAGTTAAGTAAGATTAGTAAATTACAATCTAGTCTTAAAGAAGCCTTAATTCATTATCATGGTTTAGGTTTCACTAATATTCAAAATTATTTAAATCTATGAAAATGAAAATACCAGCATAAAGGTTTAACACCAAAACAACAATCAACGGTATTATATTTCAACGTTTAAAAATTTAAAGCAAAATCATATTCTTACACAAAATTAGTTTTTAAATTGTCATATTGATGATTTTTTTTATTTCATCAAGAGTTTTCTACAAAATTAAAGCAAAGTTTTATTTTAATTACTTTTCCACTAACTATCTTATCATTTTTTTAAATGATGTCCGGTACATCCTAATCTAATTATTTGAAATATTTTATTTTTATTGCAATTATCACACATATTTTATTCCTCCTTTCTATTTTTAAAAATTATATATAGCTTTTTATTTTATAAAATATATGATCTATAAGATAAAAAAACATCAGCCGAATTGGCATAATAACAAATCATATTAACCATTCACTCGTATTGTAATTTTTAATTAAATATATTGAATTTGTTGCGAAAAAGTATATTCCAATTAAAAAATTGCCAACTCGAAAAACACATATTAAAAATATGAATTTTTTTTTTATTTTATTTCAAAGTTGGATATATTAATCCAATTCACAATCCAATTACTAACAAAAATAACACAAAACAACTTATACTAAAATATAATATTATTCGACAAGTTTTTTTGTATTTCGTTAACTCAATTTGTTTTTTCATTTTTTGCAATTTAATACCAAGAAACTTCCATAAACAAACAAACAAGCCGATTACGGCGATTGTTCCCATCATTCCAATTATTGTATTTAACATCATTTACACTTCCTTTCTTTTTTTATCTCTTATTTGTGGTAAATAACTTGTAAAGTATTCGTTTCAAAATGCTCATATTTTTGTTTGCATACTTTGTTTTGCTAATAACCAATATGCAAATCCCTCTGCCAATAACTCCTCATCATCACTCAATCCATAATTACTGTTAGCAAATATCCTTAACACTTTTTCTTTGTCTAGTTCTGCAAACTTATTTAAGTTATTAATTTTCTGTCCTAAAAATTGCTTTAAATAAAAAATATGATTGATTTTAAATGCTTCTCAATCATAAAAATAAAAGATATGTCCTAATTCACGGATTAAAATATGCAGAAAATTATTGGTTGTAAATTGTCCTTTGTGTCATTCACTATTTATTGTTTTTTCAAACGCACAAGATAAAACCTTTTTGTTTAGCAAAATAGTTTGGTGATTATTTGTTTGTCCCCAAACATTATCATCCCCATCAATCACATTTTCAATTTCTATTTTCCTTAAAATTGAATTAATCATTGTTTTATTTCAAATATTTGAAATAAAATTATAAAATAATAAGATAAGTTGTTTTAAATTATCTTGGTATTTTTGACAAATATTATTAAGTAAATTTTGTCAGTAATTTTGTTGTTCTATTTTTAGATAACTTTGTAGTTGTTCATAAGTACTAAATTCTGTTTTAAATTTAATTGCTAAATTATTATCTGCTTTGCTTAAAAAAACATTTGTTAACCGTTTGATAGTATCTGTCTTATATTGATTAAAGAAAGTTCCTTTATAACCTCGTTTTTGCATTAAAATAGGGTGGGATAAGTATCTTTTTTCTAAATCAATATTTGTTTCTAAATTAATTTTTAAATTATTTTTAAAATTATTTGGCTGTAAATGTGGTTTGTTGGTATCAATATTACCACAACCAATCAACGTCATTGTGTTTGCACATGACAACGAAAATATTACCAACAAACTAAGTAATTTTTTCATCCATTTTTTATCATCCTTTCTATTTTGCCAAAATAAAAAATGGCAATTTAATTAAATTGCCATTTTAAATATTTATTTATTAAAAATATTTTTCTAATATATCACAACAATCAGCCAAACTGGTTATACTTGTTCCAAATAAACTAATTGTACCTAAAATACTTAATATTTTTTTCATAAGTTTTCTTATTTTATACTACAGAGATAGTTACATCTGTTCTTATTTTGCTTTCTATTTCTGATGAAATAAGTGCTTTTCCATTAAAAGTTATACTATTATCTTCATTAATAATAATTTCATCTGGTAATAAACTATAATTTTGCAATATTTGTATTGCTTCTTTAATTGAAAATGTAACCATTTGTTCTTCATTAGAAGAACTAACTATTTTAGCAGTAACTGTCCCCATAACTTTTTGTTTTAAATTTAATATATTTTTATATTTATTAATTATTAATGGAGAATAATTAATTTGTAATTTTTCATTTGAGTTAAGTTCAAATTTATCACTAGACTCATTTAAATAATGTATAACTGTTTCTTGTTCTTGTTTATTTATATTTGATAAATCAAAATTATTTGATAATTCATTAATAATCTCATTATTTTCACTAACATTTGGATTTACAAATTCCACCAACTTCATTTCATCATCATAATTTATACTTCAACCATTTAATTTGTTTTCATTGTTTTTGTTAATTAGTCCTATTACAATTTGAAATGTTAATTTATATTTTGAATTATATACACAAACGGGTATATTAAATGATCTTACATTTGTAGTCTTATTAATAAATTCTTTATTAGAACATATACTTTTTTTATTAATAGATTTTGATAATGAATTTATTTTTTTTGTTACTTCAACATTTGAAAAAATTAAATTATTAGTATTAATATCTTTTATTTCTTTAAATTTTAAATTAGGATTTTCATCTCGAAATTTAAAAAATATTGCCTTTTTAATTAATTCATTTAAGTTAATAACATTAACCTCATCTTTATTTTTAATTATAAAATTAAAAATAAATTCATCAAAATATTTCTTGTTTTTTGATTTAATTGTAACTGATGTGTTTGTTTTGTTAATAACTTCTAATTGTGATATGTCTATATCGGGGTTTAAATAATTTAATTCATTTAAAATTGCATTATCAGAATTATCATTAATTTGTCCTAAATTTGAATCTAAACGGTACTCACTATATTCATAAACATTACCATCTGCGGATCCAAAATATAACTTATTATTGAAAACTACACCAGAAGATTCATTTCATGAATCTGTTGTAAATATAATTCTTTTTTGTCCTGTTACTGGATCATACTCATAAAAATTTTTATCTCCTGAACAAAAATATAATTTATTATTAAATATTACCCCAAAAGTTCGAATTTTTTCATTTGCTGTCATGACAACTTTTTGTTGTCCTGTTACTGGATCATATTCATAAATATTATAATCATCTGAACCAAAATACAATTTATTTTTGAAATCAATTCCGCCCCCATGAATTTCACCGTCTGTTCTAATAACAACTTTTTGTTGTCCTGTTACTGGATCATATTCATAAACATTTTTATCTGTTGCACCAAAATAAACTTTATTATTGAAAACTACACCAGAAGTTTGGACAGCCCCCTCTGCTATAATAACGATTTTTTGTTTTCTTGTTACTGGATCATATTCATAAACATTTTTATCTGTTGCACCAAAATATAACTTATTATTGAAAACTACACCAGAAAATCAAATTTCCCCCTCTGTTCTAATAACGATTTTTTGTTGTCCCGTTACTGGATCATACTCATAAACATTTTTATCTCCTGAACCAAAATATAACTTATTGTTTAAGCTTACACCAATGCCAAGAGATCTTATCCAATTACTTGCTGTCATGACAATTTTTTGTTGTTCTGTTACTGGATCATACTCATAAACATTATGATCATCTGAACCAAAATATAACTTATTATTGAAAACCACACCAGAAGATCAAATTTCCCCCTCTGTTCTAATAACGATTTTTTGTTGTACCGTTACTGGATCATACTCATAAACATTATGATCACTCGAACCAAAATAAACTTTATTATTTAATATTATTCCAGCAGATCTAATTATTCAATTTGCTTTAATTACAACTTTTGTTTTAATTATATTTTAATTATTGCTTCTTTTTTGTCTTTTATTTATTTTTGATTTTGTTTCTTTTTGATAAGGACTGGCAGCAATTGTTGTTGGTATAGTAGTTCCACTAATTGTTAATATACTTAATATACTTAAAAGTTTTTTCATTTTTATTTGTTTCCTTCTTTTAATTTTAGTTCTATTTCTAAAATTTCTTTTTTTAAGCGTAAATTTTCATTTTCAAGGGTTAAGTCAGGTTTCTTTTCTTGTTGTGTTTGTATTTCTTTTGCTTTCAATGATTCTAATTCTCTTTTTAATTTTGCAATTTCTGATTTTTGTTTAGTAATATTTTCTTCGTAGTATTTTATTAATTTATGTGTTGTTTTAGATGGTTTATCTATTTTATTTCATTTTGTTTTATTTTCACTTTTTCTTCATATTTCATAATATTCTATTTCTTGTTTATAAAGAACAAATTTACTTTCATCTTCTTCTAATTCTTTTTCGCGGATTTGAATGCGATATTTGAGAAATGGAATTGCTCCGCTTTTATATTCGTCGTATCATTCTCACGCTTGATCTCATCTTATTTGATTATATTCAAATCTTCTGGAATGTAAATTTCCAATACCATCAACTGGTTTTAATCATCGATATTTAGCGGTTGTTGGGACACTACGACCAAACTTTTCTAACACTCACATGACATTATTTTTGTCATCATCATTTAATCTATCAATGCTTAGCGGAATATTGATGGATGAACCCCCCCCGAGTGCATCAATAATTGCAGCATGAATTTCTCGCAAATGTTCTTTATTTTGCATTCTGGCAACGCATTCTCAGTTGACTTCGCCACCTAATAATCGTCATAATCCCATGATTTATCAATCCTTTTAATTAGATTATACACATATTTATTGTTTTTGTCAGGTGTTTTTTAAATTATGACTTTTTCTTTTCTGCTTTTTTGGTTGCTTGTTCTGTTCATTTTTTGTTTCTAGTATTTTGTTTTGTAATATGACTACCAATATTTTTATTAAATTTATCTTCTTTTTTATAAACTTTTTTAACTGGTTTATTATGTTTTGCTTGTTGCTTATTTTGTGGATTAACAAAAACAAAACTATTATTTGGAATGTTTAATTTATTTTTGACTTTACTTACTTTACCTAGTTTTTTATTTAAAGACTCAGTTTTTCAATCACTTAAATCTTTTGTATTTCTTTTGTTTTCTTGATTTCCTTTGCTAGTCAATTGTGGATTAAATCTTTTACCAATTGCTTTGAATGGTGTTGCAACTCCAATTCCAATTTGGCGGAAGAATCCTTTTGTTCCACCGCCGCGAGCAGCCCCCACTAGTTTACTTGTGGCAAGTGTTGTGACTCCAAGTCCGAAGCCTGCTAACCCGACAATCCCAGCACGCGAACTCATTCCCTCGGTAGCGTGTCAGAAATGGCGAAAGTCAAGTGGTTTTTCTTGGCGAGATTGACTGTTTGATGTTTCATTATCCCCTCAATCACCATCGCCATAACCCATCGCATTCATGGTTTTATCTGCCATACTAGTACCACCCATTGCCATTGCTCGTTTGGCTCTTTTACTTTTGGCAAATCCGAATGCTTTTCCTGCCATTTTAGCAGCCCCCATTGCCATCATTCCACCAGCAACAGTTGATTTCATT from Spiroplasma endosymbiont of Polydrusus cervinus harbors:
- a CDS encoding transposase — its product is MLGQSSKIISCFIKTTPKTAWYNRQKLIQSKQLENTQLKFKKLSGQIQMDETFIKEIHKGNFKDKFDKRKTHLDPFSTNTKCCIQMAVDINNNIFVQSTNTKRLQKQWIIKNMNKQLIKEKSLIFSDMQPLYLLVAKQTNSTLYSTKTSINPDTSYRKLSKISKLQSSLKEALIHYHGLGFTNIQNYLNLWKWKYQHKGLTPKQQSTVLYFNV